A genomic stretch from Candidatus Binatia bacterium includes:
- the ccsA gene encoding cytochrome c biogenesis protein CcsA yields the protein MSHPLLGSALALYLIGTVAFLVYVTQLRPSFRRLAHGALVAGFAAHAGALAVRAAHLGYDAIAPFQEGLSFVGCLMVGLYLALAARRPLTIVGALVTPLAFLFALSAYLFESGAQPPAPTLQSLWLPAHVVPAFAGYAVFALAFCLSLAYLLQERQLKGKRRNGWFRHLPSLETLDNLNFRFVSWGFGLLTIGLITGSLLAREKWGELWSWEPVQVWSLITWFLYAILLHARTVGWRGRKAARLTVVGFVFLVASFLSVNLLTPGKHGGTFG from the coding sequence ATGAGCCATCCCCTGCTCGGCAGCGCCCTCGCGCTCTACCTCATCGGCACGGTGGCGTTTCTTGTTTACGTAACGCAACTCCGGCCGTCGTTTCGCCGCCTCGCCCACGGTGCCCTCGTCGCGGGCTTCGCGGCCCACGCCGGAGCGCTCGCCGTGCGCGCTGCGCATCTCGGTTACGACGCCATCGCGCCGTTCCAGGAGGGCCTATCGTTCGTCGGCTGCCTGATGGTGGGTCTTTACCTGGCCCTTGCCGCACGCAGGCCGCTCACCATCGTCGGGGCTCTCGTCACGCCCCTGGCCTTCCTCTTCGCACTCTCCGCTTACCTGTTCGAGTCGGGCGCGCAGCCGCCCGCCCCGACGTTGCAGAGCCTTTGGCTGCCGGCGCACGTCGTACCGGCCTTTGCCGGCTACGCCGTCTTCGCCCTCGCCTTCTGCTTGAGTCTCGCCTACCTGCTCCAGGAACGGCAGCTCAAAGGTAAGCGGCGCAACGGGTGGTTCCGTCACCTGCCGTCGCTGGAAACTCTGGACAACCTCAACTTCCGCTTCGTGAGCTGGGGCTTCGGACTCCTGACCATAGGCCTCATCACGGGTTCCCTGCTTGCCAGGGAGAAGTGGGGCGAGTTGTGGTCATGGGAGCCGGTGCAGGTCTGGTCGCTGATCACCTGGTTCCTCTACGCCATTCTCCTGCACGCGCGCACCGTCGGCTGGCGCGGGCGCAAGGCCGCGCGGCTGACGGTGGTCGGCTTCGTCTTCCTGGTGGCGTCGTTCCTGAGCGTCAACCTCCTCACCCCCGGCAAACACGGAGGCACGTTCGGCTGA
- a CDS encoding PDZ domain-containing protein, with translation MRIQPRHLVWANFALLALVAYGAASTVSTAIAARLMPPPDLRLSAPPPPIERESRRPATHYASISTRDVFNSAKPEPEKPKEPPKPTELKLKLWGVVVHPDNDGSYCVIEDLNTRKQELFRVNTVVAGVARVKKVEWDRVILDRDGRDEILELAQATSGPAGPGGTAVAAVRSAGGMPGSAGTAPDSGSGSKDPHIEQLGELSYAVDKSEVDSALDNMNQLFTQIRAVPHFEGGSATGFRLFAIRQGSLFDKIGLKNGDILRSINGNAINDPSRALAMLGELRNQRELNVEVMRNKENKTLNYQIR, from the coding sequence ATGAGAATCCAGCCACGACACCTCGTGTGGGCTAACTTCGCCTTGCTGGCACTGGTGGCCTACGGGGCTGCCTCGACCGTCAGCACTGCAATCGCTGCTCGTTTGATGCCGCCGCCCGACCTGCGACTCAGTGCGCCACCACCGCCGATCGAGCGGGAGAGTCGGCGCCCGGCAACGCACTACGCTTCGATCTCCACCCGGGACGTGTTCAACTCCGCCAAGCCCGAGCCCGAGAAACCGAAAGAGCCGCCCAAGCCGACCGAGCTGAAGCTCAAGCTGTGGGGGGTGGTGGTCCACCCTGACAACGACGGTTCGTATTGCGTCATCGAAGATCTGAACACTCGGAAACAGGAGCTGTTCCGGGTCAACACTGTGGTTGCCGGTGTGGCGCGGGTCAAGAAGGTCGAGTGGGATCGGGTGATCCTGGATCGCGACGGCCGCGACGAGATTCTCGAGCTGGCGCAGGCCACCAGTGGTCCGGCAGGACCGGGCGGGACGGCCGTGGCGGCCGTCCGGTCGGCCGGCGGTATGCCCGGGTCGGCGGGAACCGCGCCCGACAGCGGGTCCGGGAGCAAGGACCCGCACATCGAACAGCTCGGCGAGCTTTCGTACGCGGTCGACAAATCGGAGGTCGACTCGGCCCTCGACAACATGAATCAACTGTTCACGCAGATCCGTGCGGTGCCGCACTTCGAAGGGGGGTCGGCTACCGGATTCCGCCTCTTCGCCATTCGTCAGGGGAGTCTGTTCGACAAGATCGGTTTGAAGAACGGCGACATACTGCGCAGCATCAACGGCAATGCCATTAACGACCCCAGTCGGGCACTGGCGATGCTCGGCGAGTTACGCAATCAGCGTGAGCTCAACGTTGAGGTCATGCGCAACAAAGAAAACAAGACCCTGAACTATCAGATCAGGTGA
- a CDS encoding iron-sulfur cluster assembly accessory protein, which produces MARAAMEREGATAAALRVGVVGGGCSGMQYTLGFDTAVRPDDTVVEQHGIRMVIDAASAPYLRGILIDYVKGLHGAGFKFVNPNATRTCGCGSSFAAEG; this is translated from the coding sequence ATGGCCCGCGCCGCCATGGAACGTGAGGGCGCCACGGCCGCCGCCCTGCGCGTCGGCGTCGTCGGTGGCGGCTGTTCGGGGATGCAGTACACCCTCGGCTTCGACACCGCCGTGCGCCCGGACGACACCGTCGTCGAACAACACGGGATTCGCATGGTGATCGACGCCGCCAGCGCACCGTACCTGCGGGGAATTCTGATCGATTACGTCAAGGGGCTGCACGGCGCCGGGTTCAAATTCGTCAACCCCAACGCCACCCGCACCTGCGGCTGCGGTTCTTCGTTCGCCGCGGAAGGGTGA
- the gspD gene encoding type II secretion system secretin GspD, giving the protein MGRERVRRLVRCGVALGLVAAVTGAALAQPAPPVQPARPGQPGQPARPPQPPPQAPPPPTAPPAPAEAGAEAVPPPPGSDDQKITMDFQDVDLQVLVKFISEITGKNFIVDEKVRGKITIISPGKISVDEAYLVFQSVLQVKGFTTVPSGAIIKIVPTKEARTSTLDTVLPDDSPSPIDQYITRLIGPLKYVDANNMVQILQPLVSPDGLLAAYAPTNTLIVIDTAAQTDRLARILRQLDVEGFEQGIEVVRLNYAFAADIAALLQQVLEGPSGGGTGAPGAPATQPGAAPDARIRRGAASRAPAVGATGGGGSVTGGTTPEKAFKIIPDERTNSLILLAGPPEMRRIKDLIGRLDVPLPLGTGRIHVYYLKYANALEMVYVLNSLLSGSGGGGFGGIGGIGGLGGVGGLRSGGFGGSRGGGGGFGGSSRGGFGGTGGFGGSGGFGTGGFGQTGFGGGFGGGGFGTGGFGQGTLGGRRSGLGGGGVGGVGGGSVGAQGQEFEGQVRITADPATNALIINASPQDFETIKDVIQKLDVRRRQVYIEAIIAEISLEKTRELGIELQGAVDLGTGVGIGRTNLAGNINAITNPASLQGIILAAVSKQTITINGITVPAQQALLVALERDADANILSAPTVLTTDNQEAEVVAGQNVPFVASRSTSDVNLGNTFTTIERRDVGITLRIVPQISEGGSVRLDVFEEVSDVISNDPALGPTTTIRSATTTVVAKDGQTVVIGGLLFDNAVRSQTKVPFLGDIPVIGNFFRFNRVQNRKTNLLIFLTPHIIRSERDQTELSVDERQRKVFDALDEGGWRPPPWPPLYAPSWELRPSIEPPAEPAPAPRVSRPYAPPPSGAAAPAPEEYAAPPVRTDGAYPPPVSGAAAPRGATAGNRYVLVATIWETGMPPRSLRSDNGLLPLAVPLGGPLDRLFVKGGSYRFASADYTATLKVLEEFPNPQDAFQAYPEGLQVSVNPPIYLHWREPTEPDAVNAANWAPLN; this is encoded by the coding sequence ATGGGGCGAGAGCGAGTCCGCCGTCTGGTACGGTGTGGGGTGGCGTTGGGGCTGGTGGCGGCGGTGACCGGCGCCGCACTCGCACAACCGGCGCCGCCGGTACAGCCGGCGCGACCGGGTCAGCCGGGTCAGCCGGCGCGGCCGCCACAACCGCCTCCGCAAGCGCCGCCCCCGCCGACAGCGCCGCCGGCTCCGGCCGAAGCCGGCGCCGAGGCTGTCCCGCCGCCGCCGGGCAGCGACGACCAGAAGATCACCATGGACTTCCAGGACGTGGACCTGCAAGTCCTGGTCAAGTTCATCAGCGAGATCACCGGTAAGAACTTCATCGTCGACGAGAAGGTGCGCGGCAAGATTACCATCATCTCACCGGGCAAGATCTCGGTCGACGAGGCCTATCTCGTCTTTCAGTCGGTATTGCAGGTGAAGGGCTTCACGACCGTTCCGAGCGGCGCCATCATCAAGATCGTGCCGACGAAGGAAGCGCGCACGTCAACGCTGGACACGGTACTGCCCGACGATTCCCCGAGCCCGATCGATCAGTACATCACTCGACTGATCGGCCCGCTCAAGTATGTCGATGCCAACAACATGGTGCAGATCCTTCAGCCGCTGGTCTCCCCCGACGGGCTGCTGGCGGCCTACGCGCCGACGAACACGCTCATCGTCATCGATACGGCGGCGCAGACCGATCGTCTCGCTCGGATCCTGCGCCAACTCGACGTCGAGGGCTTCGAGCAGGGGATCGAGGTCGTGCGCCTTAACTACGCGTTTGCCGCCGACATCGCCGCCCTGCTGCAGCAGGTGCTGGAGGGGCCGTCGGGCGGTGGTACGGGGGCTCCCGGCGCACCGGCCACGCAACCCGGGGCGGCTCCCGACGCGCGCATTCGGCGCGGTGCCGCATCCCGTGCACCGGCCGTGGGTGCGACCGGGGGCGGCGGATCGGTCACCGGCGGAACCACGCCGGAGAAGGCCTTCAAGATCATTCCGGACGAACGCACCAACTCGTTGATCCTGCTGGCCGGTCCGCCCGAGATGCGACGGATAAAGGACCTGATCGGCCGCCTCGACGTCCCGCTGCCGCTCGGCACCGGACGCATTCACGTCTACTACCTCAAGTATGCCAACGCGCTCGAGATGGTGTACGTCCTGAACAGTCTGCTGAGCGGGTCCGGTGGCGGTGGATTCGGCGGCATCGGTGGCATTGGCGGACTCGGTGGCGTCGGCGGCTTGCGCAGCGGAGGCTTTGGTGGGAGCCGCGGCGGTGGCGGCGGCTTCGGCGGCAGTTCGCGCGGCGGGTTCGGCGGCACCGGCGGTTTTGGGGGGAGCGGCGGCTTCGGGACCGGCGGCTTCGGTCAGACCGGCTTTGGCGGCGGTTTCGGAGGCGGCGGCTTTGGAACGGGCGGGTTCGGTCAGGGGACGCTGGGCGGACGGCGATCCGGTCTGGGCGGCGGCGGTGTCGGCGGCGTCGGGGGCGGGTCGGTAGGCGCGCAGGGACAGGAGTTCGAGGGTCAGGTCCGCATCACCGCCGACCCGGCGACGAACGCGCTGATCATCAATGCCTCGCCGCAGGATTTCGAGACCATCAAGGATGTGATCCAGAAGCTCGACGTGCGCCGGCGCCAGGTGTACATCGAGGCCATCATTGCCGAGATATCCCTGGAGAAGACGCGCGAGCTCGGCATCGAACTGCAGGGCGCCGTCGACCTGGGCACCGGCGTGGGCATCGGCCGTACCAACTTGGCGGGTAACATCAATGCCATCACCAACCCGGCGAGCTTGCAGGGGATCATTCTCGCCGCGGTCAGCAAACAGACGATCACCATCAACGGAATCACCGTCCCCGCGCAGCAGGCGCTGTTGGTTGCCCTCGAACGCGATGCCGACGCCAACATTCTGTCCGCGCCGACCGTCCTAACCACCGACAACCAGGAAGCGGAAGTCGTCGCCGGTCAGAACGTGCCGTTCGTGGCCAGCCGGTCGACGAGCGACGTCAACCTTGGCAACACGTTCACCACCATCGAACGACGTGACGTCGGCATTACGCTGCGGATCGTTCCCCAGATCTCTGAGGGCGGTTCGGTTCGCCTCGATGTCTTCGAGGAGGTATCGGACGTCATCAGCAACGATCCGGCACTCGGCCCGACAACGACGATCCGGTCGGCGACCACCACCGTGGTGGCGAAAGACGGGCAGACCGTCGTCATCGGTGGCCTGCTGTTCGACAACGCGGTGCGTTCGCAGACGAAGGTGCCGTTTCTGGGCGACATTCCGGTCATCGGCAACTTCTTCCGCTTCAATCGGGTGCAAAACCGCAAGACCAACCTGCTCATCTTCCTGACGCCCCACATCATTCGCAGCGAGAGGGATCAGACCGAGCTGTCGGTCGACGAACGGCAACGCAAGGTGTTCGACGCGCTCGACGAGGGTGGCTGGCGGCCGCCGCCGTGGCCGCCGCTGTACGCGCCGTCGTGGGAGCTGCGGCCATCGATCGAACCCCCGGCGGAGCCGGCGCCGGCACCCCGGGTGAGCCGCCCGTACGCGCCGCCACCGTCGGGAGCGGCGGCGCCGGCCCCCGAGGAGTATGCCGCGCCGCCGGTGCGGACCGACGGTGCCTATCCGCCTCCGGTCTCGGGCGCCGCCGCGCCCCGCGGCGCGACGGCCGGCAACCGCTACGTGCTCGTCGCCACTATCTGGGAAACCGGCATGCCGCCGCGTAGCTTGCGGTCCGACAATGGGCTGCTGCCACTGGCCGTGCCCCTGGGCGGGCCGTTGGATCGTTTGTTCGTGAAGGGCGGCAGCTATCGCTTTGCCAGCGCGGACTACACTGCTACATTGAAGGTGCTCGAGGAGTTCCCCAATCCACAGGACGCATTCCAGGCGTACCCCGAAGGATTGCAGGTGAGCGTCAATCCACCCATATACCTTCACTGGCGTGAGCCCACCGAACCGGACGCCGTCAACGCGGCGAACTGGGCGCCGCTGAACTGA
- a CDS encoding bifunctional precorrin-2 dehydrogenase/sirohydrochlorin ferrochelatase, producing MDYYPIYLRLDARPCLVVGGGEVAARKVHSLLAAGAAVTVVAPRLCAELQALSEAGTIACVARTFSPGDTAGCALVYAATADTEVNRAVFAAAEAAGVLVNVVDQPHLCRFVAPAVVSRGALTVAISTGGASPAMAGRLRRELEATIGPEYAIALRVLGRLRSVLRIRPMQPGDRQRILRTLADSALLDLVRAGDAAGIDRLLADTVGSHCSLATLGVSLDTA from the coding sequence ATGGACTACTACCCCATCTATCTGCGTCTCGACGCGCGACCGTGTCTCGTTGTCGGGGGCGGTGAGGTGGCGGCTCGGAAGGTCCACTCGCTGCTGGCGGCCGGTGCCGCGGTCACGGTCGTCGCGCCGCGCCTTTGCGCCGAACTCCAGGCCCTGAGCGAGGCGGGCACCATCGCCTGCGTGGCGCGGACATTTTCCCCCGGCGACACCGCCGGCTGCGCTCTCGTGTACGCCGCCACGGCCGACACCGAGGTGAACCGGGCCGTCTTTGCCGCCGCGGAAGCGGCGGGCGTGTTGGTCAACGTCGTCGACCAACCGCACCTCTGTCGTTTCGTTGCCCCAGCGGTCGTCAGCCGCGGCGCGCTCACGGTCGCCATCTCGACCGGGGGGGCCAGCCCGGCCATGGCGGGCCGGCTGCGCCGAGAGCTGGAAGCGACCATCGGACCGGAGTACGCGATTGCGTTGCGAGTCCTCGGCCGGCTGCGCTCCGTGCTGCGCATCCGGCCCATGCAGCCCGGCGACCGGCAACGCATCCTGCGCACCCTGGCGGACTCGGCCCTGCTCGACCTCGTACGCGCAGGCGATGCCGCCGGCATCGACCGCTTGCTCGCCGACACCGTCGGCAGCCATTGCTCGCTGGCGACGCTCGGCGTCAGTCTCGACACCGCATGA